TTAGGTATAAGAGCTCACCCTGATTTTGATGTTTATGCTGATATTTTATTTACGCTTTGTAGACATAGAAACGCAAGCAAAGATATTATACTTAAATTTGATAAAGCGCTTGCAAGACTAAATCCTGACTATAAAGAGGATATAAACGAAGCTGTGACAAAGGGGTTGAACTCAAGAAGAGTTTAAATCTCGATTTGCTCTGTCGCCAACCCTTGAATTATATATATGCCTTTCTTCTCAAGCTCATCAACAGTCTTCATATCCATAACGCCAACAGCTATAAGAGAGATACTTATACTGTCTGTAATAAGCCTAAGAGCGGAGAGTGATTGAGCACTCTGGTTTACAAAATAGCTACTCTCAGCTTTTATATATACAGGTCTTAACTCTTGGAGATATTGATAGTCATCACTCTCTCCTATAAATTCGAATATACCAATCTCAATACCATATTTTTGGAATAAATCTTTATATAATTTTATATGCTGAGAATCTTTACGAACCATCTTGTCTGGCATCTCAATGATTAATTTAAAAGGAAGCGCTTTATTCTTGAGAAGTTCACGTATCTCCTCATAAGTCTCTTTCATATCCAGATATTCATACGGTAGTCTGAGCGAGTAAGTGGAGTGACTTAAAATCATATCTGGAGTCTTAAAAAGCATACTTACAACATTTTTATATACATTGTTACTTAGTCCTGTTTGTATCGCAGGTGCCATAAATTGAGCGTAACTATAAGAGGTACTTTTATCCAATGCAAGGTTTATACTAAGAACGTGATGTTCAAGTTTTTTAGCTCTAGTGTCTATTACGGACCAAGAGACAAAGTTAAACCTATTTTTAAGCAATGCTTGATTAATAATCTTCTTCCACGCTTCTTTACCCATAACTTCATTTATATTTTCTGTTTTTACTAAATGAATGTTGTTTTTGTTAAATTTTGCTTGGGCCAGTGCATTGTCAGAGTTTGAAAATAGTTGAGCAATAGTATCTGTATGATTATATGCGTATAGCCCAAGAGAGACAAATGTTTCATCTTTATTTAAGCCACTCTCTTCAATCTCGTTTGTAATATTGTCATATATATCTTTTGCTATTCCTAAACCTTTCTCGCTAGTGCAATCAGGCAACAAAAGAGAAAACTCTGTAGGATTAATTCTAGCGACGATAGAGTTTTTAAATATTTTGGAATTACTTCTGAATATATCTGCTATTTTAAGAAAAAGCTTATCCACATCTTGGTGACCTAGCTTTTCATTTGCTTCTATCATTCCACTTAGAGCAACTATAATATTTATGCCGCCTTTTGAGCTTGCATCAATCTTAAGATACTCTGGGAGTCTATCTATAAGATATTGGCGATTTTTAAGAGAAGTGTTTTGATCAATATATTCTAGCTCTTTATGCATTTTTAGCTCTTCGTTGCCTTTATCAAACATAGCTTTTACTTTTGAGACCATATTATTCATGCCAAGAACAACATCTTTGAACTCTTTTGTATAAGGAATTGTATTTTGTATAATAAACTCATTGCGTATAACAGCAGAAGCTTGCTTTTGTACCTCTCTTAAAGGCCTTAAAATTGCATGTATAAGTAGATTTATAATAATTAGACTAAGCGAGGCAATTACACAAAAAGAGATAACGAGGTCTATTAGGATTGCGTATAGTTGCTTGTAAGCGTATGTAGCATCACTCTGTACTCTAAGTATTCCAACTTGACTCCAGCCAGCAGAAACGTTAGCAGATGCTATAGGTGCTTCAATCTTTATAGCATTAAAAAACCATTCGGGAATTGCTGTTATATCACCTTCGATAGTTCTGTCATAAAGGGCAATGTTGTCAACATCAAGAAGGGTTATATTGCGATAGTTTCCACTATCAAAGTTTGCATTAATCATGGTTGACATCATAGATAGGTCGCCGTTGGCACTTCCCAGTGAAAGACTAAGTGAGGTAGCAGTATTTTTAGCATCTTCGTAAAGCCTGTCCTGAACACCCTTGTTGGCACTTTGAAAGTTTAATATTAAAACTGTTGTTAAAATAGTGAGTAAAAAGAGTGAGAGCAGTAAGGCTATCTGTTTAAAGAGTGTCATATTTTTTTCCTTTTCATGTTGAGCTTTAGTTGGTCCCATTTTTTATGAGATTTTTTCGTATCTTTGCCTATCTGATTAAGTACATCACCATTGAAGTTGTAGATTGGGGTTAAATCTTTTCTTTGTGATGCTGAAAATATTTTATGATTGTTGTTGTCTAAAATAAGCGGTTCACTTCTTGGTGTTTCAAAGTATGTTAAAACCATATGAGGTTCTTTAAATTTTGTAGAACGAACATATGTAAAAAAAAGTTTTTTATAGTCTATACCTAAATACTTGAGAGCAAAGTATTTGCTTATTACATAGTCTTCGCAATCTCCCATATCTTTACCTAAAAATTCCCAAGGTGTAGCCCAATAATCTCTCATGTTATAGATTTTCATATCAGAAGAGTATCTAACATCATTAAAAAATTTGTTCACCGCTTCGAGTTTTTCCAAATCACTTTTATCTTTTACAGAATTAAGAGTTTCTTGAAGAAGAAAAAATCTTTTTTTTGCAAACACTTTATACTTCTGGGCAATCTCATCTAAAAGAGGTTTTTCTACATAATCTTCACTTGAAAAAGTGGTATTTACGAGCAATAATGATAATAGTATAAGAACTCTTAGTTTAAACATAAGTGATTATATCCAAAAAATTCTGAGATTATTGCTGTCTCTTATTGAAACCAGATGTGCCATCTTTTGATTGTGTTACAAAGTTATTTGAGTATGCTTTTAGATAGCTTGGGATTGCTCTGCCTTTTAGTTTCATCATATCTCCAAGCATTATATGGGCAACTTTCTCATTTTTCATTCCCTTGACTTTACACAGATACATAAAAAGGAGCTCCCCTAGCCTTGTTAATGAAATATTGTGGGTAGAGTCAGTCTGCTTATATATCCACATGTTAAAGGTATAAAAATTCTCATAAACACTTTTATCTTGCCAGATTAGTTTAACACTCTCTTTGAAATTTCCGCTGTTATAAGTCAAATCCCAAAATCTTGAAAATCTTTTCATAATTTGAATATCATTGAAGCTCAGCTCACTATTTTTCAAAATATCATATGGAGGAATGTCGCTGTACACCATTTTATGCTCGATATCATGTCTGTTTATAAAGGTTCCAGATAGTTTTTTAAGTATCCCTATTTGTATCTCACAACTACTTAAGCTTACCAGTTCATCTAAATTTTTACCAAAGCTCTCTAGGGATTCCCCAGGAAGTCCAACTATAAGGTCGAGATGGATATGCGCATCTGTTTCATTCTCTAAAAATTTTATATTTTCTTTAATCTTATCCAGTTTCAGTGGTCTTGAAATATTGTTTGCAATCTCAAGGTTGAGTGTTTGTATACCTATCTCTAGTTGCAGTGCGCCATGTGGAAATTGCGATATTTTTTCTTTTATTGAGTCTGGAAAATGATCAGGAATAACTTCAAAGTGAGCAAAGTAAGGAGCTTTATCCTCTTTTGATAAAAAGAAATCCAAAAGCCTGTTTGCAGTTTTCATATTTAGATTAAAAGTTCTATCAATGAACTTAAAATTGCGTGCTCCTCTTTGCCAAAGTAGTTCGAACTCCTTTAGAAGTTCATCTAAATTAAAAGCTCTTACTTTTTCATCCATAGATGAGAGGCAAAATTCACACTCAAAAGGGCAACCTCTTGAAGCTTCTACATAAATATAGCGATTTTTAATATCGTCATCTGTGTAAAATTTATATGGAAGTTCTAAGTTTTTAAGAGATGGCATTGCAGCTTTTATAACTCTATTTGAGAAAGTTTTATCTTTTAAGATATCTCTGCAAAGCTCATAAAATGCTAAATCAGCCTCTCCTTGAATGATAAAGTCTGCCAAATCCATACTTACACGAAATGGCTCATGTGAAACTTCGGGACCACCTAGCACTATTTTTGTATCAGGGGAGACTTTTTTAATGATATGTATAAGTTCATTTACTTGTGTAACATTCCAGATATAAACACCTATACCTATAATATCCGGGGTATGGATAAGTATTTTTTCAGCGACAGTTTGCATAGCGTCATTTATGCTAAACTCCAATATGGCAGTGTTTCCCTGCAGTTCTTTAAGATTTGCATATAAGTATCTTAAAGCTATTGACGTGTGAGTAAATCTTGAGTTGAGTGTTGTGAGGATGATTTTTTTCATGATTTCCTCTGTAGTTGAGGTTTTGAGTTAGTGTTTGTCTAAGCCAAAAAGGGGAGGAAAAGGCTTAGACGGTTCTAGCAAATTTATAAATTTTTTAAATCCAATTATGAAAAGGGGAGAAACATAATTAAGATTCCTAATTGTATTGGTTATAAGTTAATAATGGGTAAATGCCTACACATCTTCTTACATTCTGTTATAATTTCATCCTAATCAAAGAGGATAACCATGTCAACACTTTTAGCTACCTTTTACTTCTTCTATTTTTCAATTATAGGTGTTTATATAATTTTTATGCCAAAAGTGTTAGCTATGTCAGGATACTCTGCTAGTGAGATAGGTATTATCTTTGCGGCAGGACCATTGGTTCGTTTTTTAGTCCCTTTTGCTTTTATAAAAGGTCTGAAATTAACTATAAATATGTTTAAAGCCGCTCTTGCCGTAATGTTTTTAAGCGCACTCTCTTTTTACTTCTCTCTAGATAGCTTCTATAAGTTGCTATTTTCAAATATAGGATTAGGAGTAGGACTTAGTTTAGTACTTCCATATATAGAGTTGATATCACTAAAGCATATAGGCAAAGAGAGGTATGGGAAAATAAGGCTTTTTGGTTCAGTCGGTTTTGTTTTAGTGGCGTTAGTGTTAGTAAAGTTTTTAAGCTCCGGAAATATTGCACTTAACTATCTCTTAGTCTTAACTTTCATAACGACCATCATAGCTTTTATTATTGCAAAGAATGCTCAAGCAATACTTGATAATACAGAAGCTGTACAAAACGATATAGATATCCTAGCAGATTGGAAATTGTGGGCTGGACTTACCCTTATGCAGGTTAGTTTTGGCTCATTTTATAACTTCTTTACTATTTATGAGACAGATTATGGGGTCAGTTTGGATATGACCATATATCTTTGGAGCTTTGGTGTCGTAGCTGAGATATTTATGCTCTTTTTCCAAGGCAAACTTCTACGAAACAATCTTCTTCTAATACTTCAAATAACTACTTTTGTAACTTCCATTAGATGGTTTTTACTTTTTTTATTTCCTCAAAATTTAATGGTTCTTTTCTTTGCACAGGGAATGCACGCACTTAGTTTCGCACTGTTTCACTCAGCGGCAATTAGTTATCTTTACTATCTATATAAACATAAGTCTTTGGCTCAACAGTTTTTTTCAGGAATTACTTACGGTGCAGGGGCTTTTATGGGGGCTTTAATTGCCGGTTACGTCTATGAGTGGTATCCGAAGTATCTGTTTTTCAGTGCGACTCTAATCGCACTAATGGCAACTCTGTTTTTATATCTCTGGGGAGTGAATACAAAAAAATCAAATCTGCTATGATTAAATTTTATCTGTATGAATATCCATCTGAGGATAAGGGATTGAGATTCCTTTTTCATCGAATGTTAGTTTTACTTTTTCTAACATGTCAAAATAAACATCCCAATAATCATCTGTTTTAACCCATACACGAAATGTAAAGTTTACACTGCTCTCACCCAATTCACTTACAGCAACAAGTGGTGCAGGCTCTTTTAAAGCTCTCTCATCGGCATTTATAATCTCTATCAGAGTCTCTTTTGCAAGTTTTAAATCATCGCCGTAGCCGATTCCAAATATGTGATCAACTCGACGTTGTTCTCTTTGCGAGAAGTTTATAATATTTCCACCAATAATAGAGGAGTTAGGAACTATAACAATGCTTTTATCTATTGGTTCAATGATTGTTGAAAATAAGTTTATATCCTTTACTGTACCAGTTGCTCCGCCTGCTTGAATGGTGTCTCCAACTTTAAAAGGACGGAATATTATAATTAATACAGCAGCTCCTATGTTTGAAAGTGAGTCTTTTAGGGCTAAACCTATAGCTAAACCGGCTGCACCAAATATAGCGAGGAAAGACGTGGTATTTATACCTAGAGCATTTAAAGCCGCTAAAACTACTACAAGCATCAAAACAAAATATATAACTGACTCTAAAAACTCAACAAATGTTTTGTCTATATTTGCTTTTATCATAAGGTGCTTTAGTAGGGCGGTTAACTTTTTAACAACAATTTTACCAATGAAAAAGATAAGTAATGCAGCAACAATTTTTAGTGAGTATTCACTGGCGTATTGAGTAACTATATCTGTGTATTTAGAAAAATCCATAAGAATCTTCTCCTTTTATTTTAGAAATTAAAGACGAATGTTGTTGTCTGCGTAAAATCAGACTTTTTAACACCTACGGGAGGGTTGGTGTCCGTATCCCATGTAGTGTTGAATTTTAAAAATAGCTCTTTGAAGAGATTTATTTTTAGCTCTAACTTATTTGTTTGTATGTAGTCGCTAAAGTCATTGAGTTTAGGCTGGTAGTATAATGAACACGAAAATGTTGAATTCGTAGAGAAGCCAACACTGTAAGCAAGATATGAATTTAATCTTATATTGTTTTCTGATGGATCTATTTGTGGATTGGTATATCTTATATCTTCATTGAAGAGACCAAGCCCAAAAAAACCTTTGCCGTTTTGAGCACTGTTAAACACTCTGTATCTTAGTCCGGCCCCACCTAATATTCTGCTGTTAATTCGCTTGAAATCATCATTTTCGAATTGAGCAAAGAGTTCATATCTTAAATTTTCATCTGTTGTTAATGAGTGTATATATCTAAAGTGGGAAAAAGCTTTATTTGTATCTTTTACATTGTTAGATTTTCCATACTCTCCAGATATCTCTGCCCACGCTACACAGCTAGTGTTGTTGTCATAAGAGAGCCTTGCAGAGGCTTTATAGTTGTCCTTTTCTGTATTGCCACGTTTTGTTTCAAGACCTATCTCAATATTTGTGGAAAAACCAGCTTTATTGCCAATTTCAACGGGAGCAATTGAGACTATCGCGAATAGATATTGTGTTGTAAAAATAGTGATTAGTAAGAGTAGTTTCATTGTTTTAGTGCCTATTTAATTTTTTTGGAATTATACAATAAGGTTATTTAGATGTAACTTTCTTTTATTTTTTCTACATGTAGAGCAATGGTGTGGTACTCTTTTGTATACTTGGAGTCTACTACATGTAAGAGTGGTTTGTACTTCAAGTAAGTTTCCCAAACCTTTTCACTTGAGCTTAGCCTACCTTTTTTTATAAGTTCAAAACAAACCGCAGCATTTATAAAACCTTTTAAAAGTTTTACTTCATCACTCTCTTCAAATCTTCGGGGAAACCATATAGCTTCTAAACTTTCATGGGCATCATAAAATTTCTCTTCATCAAGTTGTTGTATAAATTTTTTTAAAAGTTCTTTGTGGCTTATGGTTGTCATGCTATCTACTCATTGTCCTCTAAAACCATCATGTTTTTTCGCCAGTAACCCCTACCGCCCTTTAGTGATATGCAGTGGTGCAGAGGGAACTTCTCCTTGTACTCTTGAAGTCTGTTAAGGGTAGCTTTACCACTGTCGCAGTAAAAGACAAAGACACTTCCCTCAGCCTCTTGACTCAGTAAATATGGGTTGTAGAGAAATGTGTCAGCTTTTTCAATAGGAGAGAGGATAGTGTCAATTAGGATAACCTTGATACCATCAGCTTCAAGCTTTTGTTTATTTTGCAAAAACTCTTTTTGAGTCCATTCATCTGGGTATTTCATAAAACTCTTTTTTAAGCAGATTCAATTGGAAAATTTATACTAAACAAAGCGCCCTTATATGTAACACCTTCATACTTATACTCTGAGTTTGAAGCAGATATTTCCCCGTTGAGATGTTTATTGATTATAGACCCTGTCATGTGCAAACCAATTCCTGTTCCGTGCGACTTAGCTTTAGTTGTAAAATATGATTCAAACACTTTGTCTATTATGCGCTCAGGAATTCCGCCACCATTATCTTTTATCTCTATAAAAGCTCTATCATTTTTTTTGTAAATATCTATAAAAATCAGTTTTCTATTCTGATGAGAAAGTGTGAGTAGAGCATCTTTAGCATTTTTTAAAATATTAAGTATAGCTTGAGTCAGTTCATTCTCCAAAGCTGTTACTTCTACATATTCTATATTTTCTATGAGTTCTATATTGTGTGTTTTAAATAAATCTTTCATAAGAGACATTGTCTTATCAACGCAGCTTTTTAACGTGAAGGTTGATTTGTTTTTGTTTGGGATGTAAAAGTTTCTAAAATCATCTATTGTATGAGATAAATATTGTGTCTGGTCGTTGATATTTACAGCATATTCTCTTAATTGCTTATTTTCAATATCTTTCAAATCTATATCTACTATTATGTTGTTTGCCCACATGGATATAATTGATATAGGCTGTCTCCACTGGTGGGTGATATTCCCTATCATTTCTCCCATTGAAGCCATCTTTGATTGTTGGAAAAGTAAAATATCTTTTTTATCATTAGCCTCTTGTAGCTCTTTTGTACGCTCTAAAACTATTTCTTCCAACATCAAGTTTGATTTTAACAGCTCTCTGTTTCTGTCAGAAACCTGGTTAAACAAAGTATTCAATGAAAACAGTAGTGCTTCTCTGGCATTATTCCCCTCTGCTATATCCTCTTCATATGCTTCATGTGGAGTTTGTCCAGCTTCAATTTTTTTAATCTGCCTTGCCATATTTTGGTCTTTTCCAAGAATATGATAAGCGAGCCAATGAACCAAAAAATCTAATAACTCATCTGATATGCTAGACTGTCCGTCAATAGACTCTCATGCATTCTGGTGATTTCATCCAAAAAATATCTGTGATTTTTGATATGACTACTGATGTGACGCTCATCAACATTCATAGTTCTCATCAACTGCTCTTCTTCGTCAAAATGATAGAGTGTGTAGTCAAATAGTTCTTTAAAGACTCTCTCAAGGCTTACTGTATTTAACTTATCATCAGATAGTAAACTTCCATACTCGTTAATAATATCTACAAGCTTTTTATGTTGCTCGTCAATCATTTTCATATCAGTCAAATAGTACTTATCCCAGTGAAACGATTCCATAGTTATTGCCTTGTTTTATTTTAAAATATTATTATATATTAAAATATCTAGTTTTGTGCTGAGTTTTTCTTCGAGCTAAATAAAACTATAGTTGAGCTGAGAAGTGCACCTAAGAAAACTATGCTGTATCCAGTTGGTAAATCAAAATAGTATGAGGCTATAATGGCAACTATGCTAAAAAACCATCCAAAAAAGAAACTGTAAAGGAGTGGTTTTTTAAGCTCGAGAGATATCGCAACAAATGCTGGGGCAATTAAAAGGACAAACACTACTAATACGCCAGCTAGCTGTACTGATGATGTAACAGTTAGAGCCAGCAGGGAGAAAAACAGCAACTCCCTAACAAAGCCTTTTGTTTTAGGCAATATTTTCCATAATGCTAAGGCGATAAAAGCGTATATAATGGCACTTTTGTATAAATCGTTAGGAGAAGTAAAGAGTATATCGCTTGCTAGTAAAGATTTAAAATGCTCCATACCCTCAGCAGAGTGTGAAAGAACCATCATAATTCCACTCGCTCCCAAGACATATAAAAGACCTATAAAAGCCTCTAGCTTTATCTCTCTTTGAGATGCGATAGCTATTAAAAAAGCACTGAGCAGTGCAAAGGACAAAGTAAGAATGTAAAAATACTCTTCGTGAAAATAGCCCAAACTTATGGCAGAACCAAGTGCTGCGAATTGTGCTATTGCTAAATCTGTAAAGATTATTCCTCTTTTTAAAATTCCGACACCAAACCATGCATGAAGCATAACCAACACAACAACAAGTGCTATTGGGACTAAAAAAATATCTATCATTTTATAGCGCTTGTAAGATAATCAAACAGTGATGTCAAATCTTCCACAGACTCCAAGGCACCAACATCATGGGGCATTACAATAAGCGGTATATCTGCTTTAGATGATATAAACTGTGCCGTTTTTGTCGAGTGGTAAACATCGTGAAATATGGCATACGGCTTCTCATCTTCGATAAGCTTAATTAAGTTTAAAGTGTGTTTTGATGATGGTGGTATCCCAGGAAGCGGCTCAATGGCTCCTATATTCACTAGTCCGTAAGCTTCAAGAAAGTAGGCTAGAACATTATGAAATTGGATAATTTTCGTCCCTTTTTTATCAGCCATCTTCTCATTCCAAAGAGTGAGTTTTTTATTCCACTCTTGTGAAAAATCGGCATAATTTTTTTCATAAATATCACTATGCTCAATATCTATAGATGACAAAAACTCTTTAATAGTTTTTGCCAATACTAATATATTGTTGGGGTTGAGGTGAAAGTGGGGATTTCCGTCTGGGTGCAAATCTCCGCCCGAACGGTTTACACTTTGTGGCTTGTTTATCAATGCGACATAATTTGATAAGTTTAAAAAAGTTTTAGCATTAACATTTGTTTTTGGGTTGGCAGCTCTTTTTATAAGTGGAGGTAGCCAGCCGATTTCTAGTTGAGCACCATTCATAATAAGTGCATCAGCATTTCTTACTTTTGATATAAGAGATGGACGGGGGACTATAAAGTGCGGATCCCAATTTCCATTGGCAAGAACGATAGTATCTATATGCTCAGCACCAATGCTCTTTGTAATTGCCCCTATATAAGGGTAGCTGACCGCTATGTTCATATGAGCAAAAAGGGCAAGAGGTGTTAATATAATCAATAATAATTTATACATGTATTTTCCTTATTTATTTTTCTGATACCAAAGGCATCAAGCTTTAGTGGGCACAGCGCCCCAAGCGAGACAAAGTGACTTGTTGCTTTGTCGGACTATCAAAAAGAGTGGGCGCCATGAGCGCCTATTGCTATATTTGCTTGAAAGATAAGCGTATTGACACTTTGTTGCACACCATCTTCGTTGTACAAAGCATTATTTCGGCTGTACTGAAGACTAAATCTTGCAAATTCGCTTGTTCTGTACTCTAGCATTGCTGAGTATTTATCTAGGTTATTTGCTTCGTTTTGGTTTATGCCATCTGAGATAACATCATTTTTATAGATAGATTCGTATCTAAAGCCGACTTTGTAGCTTTGGTTCATTTGGTACTCTAGTTGAGTATAGAATCCGGCTTGTTTTTTTCTAAGATTTGCATTTCCTACTACATCACCAGTTGCATTTAGGTCATACTGAACTCCATCCATATCTCTCATAAGCAATTCACCCTGTAGAGAGATATAACTGTATGAATCCAAGTAGTGCTTTGCAAGTAAGTCAATCCCATAAAGTGAGCTGTCTCCACTAAACACATATGGTTCTTCAAGTCCGGAATAGTCAAGCCTTGAACTGCCGCTTGCATATGAAATACCACCAAAAATAGTAGTATCTCCAATGTCAAAAGATGATTTAACATAAGCTACAAAGAGTGATGGAGCACTAGACTCACCTGCAATAGGATTCTCCTCATCACCAAGTGCTGCTCTGCCAAACATCTGCTCATTTTCACCCTGTAAAATCTCTGCACCAACCATAAGATATGTATCTGTTGGAGCAGTCCACTGCAGTTGAAGTCCTGTCTCATTGATTGCGTGAAGACCTAAAAAGCTTTGGTAAACTAAAGGCATATCGCTAAAACTCCATAGGTGATGGTGTTTTTCTGTAAGGTAACCAAAATTTGAGAGAAATTTCCCCATTTTTACTTTTAAACCATGCCCTAATACGGTTGAAGTTATATATGCCTCTTCTATCTCAACCCCGTTTTGACTGTAGTGAAATATAGCATCCATTGTAAAGAATGGATCAACTGCACTAGAGATTGCCAACTCTGCATAGTTTAGGTTAAAGCCGCTATTTGCATTGTATGTTGAGTGGGTTATATCACCATCTGAATGAGAGCCAAGAAGACCGTGAATAACTCCTGGAACTTCAAGATGACCTATTTCACTATCTTTTTTATTTCTATTAACATAAGATGCATCCATTATAAGTGATATATCCGGCAAAAATTTTGACTGAGAGAAAGCACCGCTTTGGATTTGTGGTGTCTGCTCTTGAATAAGGTTTGCACTTTCAAGTTTTTCTATTTTTTCTTCTAGTTTTTGTATTGTAAGCTGCTGTTTACTCATCTGTGTTTTTAACTGATCAAAATCTGTATCAGCTAAAAGAAATGACGATGCAACTAATAGTAAGCATATTAGCTTTTTCATAGTTCTATCCTATTAATAATAATATTTTATTTTTATAAAGTTTTTTGTTTTATTTTGGGTAGTTAAGAAATGAAAGGAGGTGCGCGGTTTTGGTTGCTAGTTGCTTTTACATGTAGAGTTGAAAGTAGATTCTTTTGTGAAATTTTTTCAAAGTGGGAAATCTCAATATATTGAGTTTTACTTATAATATCTGCAGAAACTAAGTGGTTATCAACTATACAAACTTCACATGTATAACCATCAGTATGCATAATATGCTCAACTTCGTGTATAACACTAAATGTTGTAGCGATGACAAAAAGTATTGATAATAAAGCTCTGATTTTCATAAACGTATTATAGTGTGTAGATGTTTAAGTGATAGTTATATTATTTTGTTAGTTGATGAGTGGTGCATATTTAATTATCAAGCACCACCCACCCAAACTATTTTTTAAGCTAGTTCTTCTAAAGCTTTTTTAATGGCTAAAGGAAGAGGTAAGTCAACTTTATCACAATCTTTTTCAAGGCAACATCCGCACGTGGTTCCTGCGTCAGTCTCTTCCATAATAGCATCTAAGTTATCACCATGTTTTTTAACAGCCTCTTTAATAGCATCATATTTAACTTCATTACATTCGCATACTAACATTATATTTTT
The sequence above is drawn from the Candidatus Sulfurimonas baltica genome and encodes:
- a CDS encoding DUF481 domain-containing protein; the protein is MKLLLLITIFTTQYLFAIVSIAPVEIGNKAGFSTNIEIGLETKRGNTEKDNYKASARLSYDNNTSCVAWAEISGEYGKSNNVKDTNKAFSHFRYIHSLTTDENLRYELFAQFENDDFKRINSRILGGAGLRYRVFNSAQNGKGFFGLGLFNEDIRYTNPQIDPSENNIRLNSYLAYSVGFSTNSTFSCSLYYQPKLNDFSDYIQTNKLELKINLFKELFLKFNTTWDTDTNPPVGVKKSDFTQTTTFVFNF
- a CDS encoding transglutaminase-like cysteine peptidase, producing the protein MFKLRVLILLSLLLVNTTFSSEDYVEKPLLDEIAQKYKVFAKKRFFLLQETLNSVKDKSDLEKLEAVNKFFNDVRYSSDMKIYNMRDYWATPWEFLGKDMGDCEDYVISKYFALKYLGIDYKKLFFTYVRSTKFKEPHMVLTYFETPRSEPLILDNNNHKIFSASQRKDLTPIYNFNGDVLNQIGKDTKKSHKKWDQLKLNMKRKKI
- a CDS encoding B12-binding domain-containing radical SAM protein; translation: MKKIILTTLNSRFTHTSIALRYLYANLKELQGNTAILEFSINDAMQTVAEKILIHTPDIIGIGVYIWNVTQVNELIHIIKKVSPDTKIVLGGPEVSHEPFRVSMDLADFIIQGEADLAFYELCRDILKDKTFSNRVIKAAMPSLKNLELPYKFYTDDDIKNRYIYVEASRGCPFECEFCLSSMDEKVRAFNLDELLKEFELLWQRGARNFKFIDRTFNLNMKTANRLLDFFLSKEDKAPYFAHFEVIPDHFPDSIKEKISQFPHGALQLEIGIQTLNLEIANNISRPLKLDKIKENIKFLENETDAHIHLDLIVGLPGESLESFGKNLDELVSLSSCEIQIGILKKLSGTFINRHDIEHKMVYSDIPPYDILKNSELSFNDIQIMKRFSRFWDLTYNSGNFKESVKLIWQDKSVYENFYTFNMWIYKQTDSTHNISLTRLGELLFMYLCKVKGMKNEKVAHIMLGDMMKLKGRAIPSYLKAYSNNFVTQSKDGTSGFNKRQQ
- a CDS encoding DUF309 domain-containing protein, with translation MTTISHKELLKKFIQQLDEEKFYDAHESLEAIWFPRRFEESDEVKLLKGFINAAVCFELIKKGRLSSSEKVWETYLKYKPLLHVVDSKYTKEYHTIALHVEKIKESYI
- a CDS encoding LapD/MoxY N-terminal periplasmic domain-containing protein, translating into MTLFKQIALLLSLFLLTILTTVLILNFQSANKGVQDRLYEDAKNTATSLSLSLGSANGDLSMMSTMINANFDSGNYRNITLLDVDNIALYDRTIEGDITAIPEWFFNAIKIEAPIASANVSAGWSQVGILRVQSDATYAYKQLYAILIDLVISFCVIASLSLIIINLLIHAILRPLREVQKQASAVIRNEFIIQNTIPYTKEFKDVVLGMNNMVSKVKAMFDKGNEELKMHKELEYIDQNTSLKNRQYLIDRLPEYLKIDASSKGGINIIVALSGMIEANEKLGHQDVDKLFLKIADIFRSNSKIFKNSIVARINPTEFSLLLPDCTSEKGLGIAKDIYDNITNEIEESGLNKDETFVSLGLYAYNHTDTIAQLFSNSDNALAQAKFNKNNIHLVKTENINEVMGKEAWKKIINQALLKNRFNFVSWSVIDTRAKKLEHHVLSINLALDKSTSYSYAQFMAPAIQTGLSNNVYKNVVSMLFKTPDMILSHSTYSLRLPYEYLDMKETYEEIRELLKNKALPFKLIIEMPDKMVRKDSQHIKLYKDLFQKYGIEIGIFEFIGESDDYQYLQELRPVYIKAESSYFVNQSAQSLSALRLITDSISISLIAVGVMDMKTVDELEKKGIYIIQGLATEQIEI
- a CDS encoding MFS transporter is translated as MSTLLATFYFFYFSIIGVYIIFMPKVLAMSGYSASEIGIIFAAGPLVRFLVPFAFIKGLKLTINMFKAALAVMFLSALSFYFSLDSFYKLLFSNIGLGVGLSLVLPYIELISLKHIGKERYGKIRLFGSVGFVLVALVLVKFLSSGNIALNYLLVLTFITTIIAFIIAKNAQAILDNTEAVQNDIDILADWKLWAGLTLMQVSFGSFYNFFTIYETDYGVSLDMTIYLWSFGVVAEIFMLFFQGKLLRNNLLLILQITTFVTSIRWFLLFLFPQNLMVLFFAQGMHALSFALFHSAAISYLYYLYKHKSLAQQFFSGITYGAGAFMGALIAGYVYEWYPKYLFFSATLIALMATLFLYLWGVNTKKSNLL
- a CDS encoding mechanosensitive ion channel family protein; this encodes MDFSKYTDIVTQYASEYSLKIVAALLIFFIGKIVVKKLTALLKHLMIKANIDKTFVEFLESVIYFVLMLVVVLAALNALGINTTSFLAIFGAAGLAIGLALKDSLSNIGAAVLIIIFRPFKVGDTIQAGGATGTVKDINLFSTIIEPIDKSIVIVPNSSIIGGNIINFSQREQRRVDHIFGIGYGDDLKLAKETLIEIINADERALKEPAPLVAVSELGESSVNFTFRVWVKTDDYWDVYFDMLEKVKLTFDEKGISIPYPQMDIHTDKI